Proteins from a genomic interval of Micromonospora sp. NBC_00389:
- a CDS encoding DeoR/GlpR family DNA-binding transcription regulator, with the protein MLAAQRRAHLLDLLAGQGKIVAKDVAADLGISEDSVRRDLRDLAAEGLCQRVYGGALPVSPAVADYAARKTVTPAGKQKVAAAAAALVRPGSALILDGGTTALAVAHALPPDLDCTVITHSPTVAAALLEHPQAEVFLLGGRIFKHSAVACGAAAVEAAQNISADLCLLGVTGVHPDAGLTTGDAEEAAMKRTLAARAADTYILASSEKIGTASRFRVLPWEDISGLITDADPHHAVVEWLTARGVEVLAAG; encoded by the coding sequence ATGCTGGCCGCTCAACGGCGTGCTCACCTGCTGGACCTGCTCGCCGGGCAGGGCAAGATCGTCGCCAAGGACGTCGCCGCAGACCTGGGCATCTCCGAGGACAGCGTGCGCCGCGACCTGCGCGACCTTGCCGCCGAGGGACTGTGCCAGCGTGTCTACGGCGGGGCATTGCCCGTCTCCCCGGCCGTGGCGGACTACGCCGCCCGGAAGACGGTCACCCCCGCCGGCAAGCAGAAGGTCGCCGCGGCGGCCGCCGCGCTGGTGCGGCCGGGCAGCGCCCTGATCCTGGACGGCGGCACCACCGCCCTCGCTGTAGCTCATGCCCTTCCGCCGGACCTGGACTGCACCGTGATCACCCACAGCCCGACCGTCGCGGCCGCGCTGCTGGAGCATCCGCAGGCCGAGGTTTTCCTGCTCGGCGGCCGCATCTTCAAGCACTCCGCGGTTGCCTGCGGCGCGGCCGCGGTCGAGGCCGCTCAGAACATCTCCGCCGACCTTTGCCTGTTGGGCGTCACCGGCGTCCACCCAGACGCGGGGCTTACCACCGGCGACGCTGAAGAGGCCGCGATGAAGCGCACCCTGGCCGCGCGGGCCGCGGACACCTACATCCTCGCCTCGTCCGAGAAGATCGGCACAGCATCACGGTTCCGCGTCCTGCCCTGGGAAGACATCAGCGGACTGATCACCGACGCCGACCCCCACCACGCAGTCGTCGAGTGGCTCACGGCGCGCGGCGTGGAAGTCCTGGCAGCCGGCTGA
- a CDS encoding DUF4406 domain-containing protein: MTDKPMLILIAGPYRSGTDGDPRAMAANLGRLEAAAWPVFAAGHVPVIGEWVALPVLRSAGAGPTDPLADQVLYPTAERLLTHCDAVLRLPGDSTGADQDVATARRRGPPVYHDAAEIPRRTPQEGRAA; this comes from the coding sequence ATGACCGACAAGCCGATGCTCATCCTCATCGCCGGGCCCTACCGCTCCGGCACCGACGGCGACCCGCGGGCCATGGCCGCCAACCTCGGCCGCCTCGAAGCGGCAGCGTGGCCGGTCTTCGCCGCCGGCCACGTGCCCGTGATCGGGGAGTGGGTGGCCCTTCCCGTCCTGCGCTCGGCCGGCGCGGGCCCCACGGACCCCCTCGCCGACCAGGTGCTCTACCCGACCGCCGAGCGCCTGCTCACCCACTGCGACGCCGTGCTCCGGCTCCCCGGTGACTCCACCGGAGCCGACCAGGACGTCGCCACGGCCCGCCGCCGCGGCCCGCCCGTCTACCACGACGCGGCCGAGATCCCGCGCCGCACTCCGCAGGAAGGCAGGGCCGCGTGA
- a CDS encoding NUDIX domain-containing protein, producing the protein MARPGIDIPDHRGRTGLDRAGRDLDRNADIVVRDVELTSQGWHILRRTTFDYRRRDGRWETQQRETYDRGNGAVVLPYDAERGRVLLTRQFRYPAYVNDHRDGMLVEAAAGLLDGDDPLAAIRREAAEELGVTLGPISHVLDAYMSPGSVTERLHFYAAPYTPADRTGNGGGLDEDGEDIEVLELPFTEALAMVRDGRIADGKTILLLQWAALDGPFAPAAGTG; encoded by the coding sequence ATGGCCCGCCCCGGCATCGACATCCCCGACCACCGCGGCCGCACCGGCCTCGACCGGGCCGGACGCGACCTGGACCGCAACGCCGACATCGTGGTCCGCGACGTGGAGCTCACCTCCCAGGGCTGGCACATCCTGCGCCGCACCACCTTCGACTACCGCCGCCGCGACGGACGCTGGGAAACCCAGCAGCGCGAGACGTACGACCGCGGCAACGGCGCGGTCGTCCTGCCGTACGACGCCGAGCGCGGCCGTGTGCTGCTCACCCGTCAGTTCCGCTACCCGGCCTACGTCAACGACCACCGGGACGGCATGCTCGTCGAGGCCGCCGCCGGACTGCTCGACGGCGACGACCCGCTCGCCGCCATCCGGCGCGAGGCCGCCGAGGAGCTCGGCGTCACGCTCGGCCCGATCTCCCACGTCCTCGACGCCTATATGAGCCCCGGTTCGGTCACCGAGCGCCTGCACTTCTACGCCGCCCCCTACACCCCGGCCGACCGCACCGGAAACGGCGGCGGTCTTGACGAGGACGGCGAGGACATCGAAGTGCTCGAACTGCCCTTCACAGAGGCGCTCGCCATGGTCCGCGACGGACGCATCGCCGACGGCAAAACGATCCTGCTCCTGCAATGGGCTGCCCTGGACGGACCCTTCGCCCCCGCAGCAGGCACCGGCTGA